A single region of the Neodiprion pinetum isolate iyNeoPine1 chromosome 5, iyNeoPine1.2, whole genome shotgun sequence genome encodes:
- the LOC124220170 gene encoding G-protein coupled receptor Mth2 isoform X2 codes for MFRLWFVILACSFCFEISVSSAKEPVIISFNLTTFGGDIERIKSLHNTSWPLVGKCCPVGQLYRFNDDDNPGENRCEDPRPNEKNEYSPFFSDFNHSGLLVPGLSQPQFVAVIGIPCRHGKYIMDPLTIAEDEYHLMMNGSVFTPLNNVRMLQPGQDYCMEVVSDGRLVVMGCYQPELKVVTADTRLAMYAIGLLISVPFLLATIISYVITRQICDVHGMNLCCYSGCLAVAFLTLALLQLGGQSFDQNACVSAAFVIQFSFIACSFWLNAMTVESWRLIRGYKAGSPPLTSERSPPLYRVFFFYSIWGWGLSAVLIVVSLALGLNPTIPWTYVKRSGNEQPSCWFGYTYSLPYFYVPVGILVFLNTTLFVMAGIKMAQIQRALDRNRVARNNESDRRDRRVFKELRLTFFFTLALFLILVVNWSMELVSMLTESNVFAWSIFDLVNALQGLFVFGFFVLRRAVRTLVWQRIKELVGIGSERESDDDKANEMTLLSSVTNGTNSTRIVTQ; via the exons ATGTTTCGACTGTGGTTCGTCATCCTAGCCTGCAGTTTCTGCTTTGAAATATCAGTTTCATCGGCTAAGGAGCCGGTGATCATATCATTCAACCTG ACGACTTTTGGCGGTGACATCGAGAGGATTAAATCTCTGCACAACACCAGCTGGCCCCTTGTTGGAAAGTGCTGCCCGGTTGGTCAATTGTATCGTTTTAACGATGATGATAATCCGGGTGAAAATCGATGCGAAGACCCGCGACCGAACGAGAAAAACGAGTACTCACCGTTCTTCAGCGACTTCAATCATTCCGGACTGTTGGTTCCAGGATTGAGTCAACCCCAATTCGTCGCGGTCATCGGAATACCTTGCCGACATGGAAA GTACATAATGGATCCGTTGACGATAGCGGAGGACGAGTATCACCTCATGATGAACGGGAGCGTTTTCACGCCGCTGAATAACGTGCGGATGCTTCAACCTGGTCAAGACTACTGCATGGAGGTCGTGTCCGATGGAAGATTGGTCGTCATGGGCTGCTACCAGCCAG AACTTAAAGTAGTTACAGCGGACACGCGGCTCGCTATGTACGCAATCGGTCTCCTGATTTCGGTGCCATTTCTCCTGGCGACGATCATCTCGTACGTGATAACGCGGCAGATCTGCGACGTACATGGCATGAATCTATGCTGCTACTCCGGATGTCTTGCTGTGGCTTTTCTCACCCTGGCGTTACTACAGCTTGGTGGACAGTCGTTCGATCAGAACGCTTGCGTATCGGCAG CGTTCGTCATACAGTTCTCCTTCATTGCCTGCTCCTTTTGGCTCAACGCTATGACCGTCGAAAGTTGGCGACTTATTCGAGGGTACAAAGCAGGCTCCCCTCCGCTCACTAGTGAGCGCAGCCCTCCACTCTACAGAGTATTCTTTTTCTACTCAATTTGGGGATGGGGACTTTCCGCCGTTCTCATCGTTGTCTCTTTGGCTCTGGGTCTCAATCCGACGATACCGTGGACCTACGTCAAAAGATCCGGAAACGAGCAGCCGAGCTGCTGGTTTGGTT ACACGTACTCGCTTCCGTATTTCTACGTACCGGTTGGCATCCTGGTGTTCTTGAACACGACGCTCTTCGTAATGGCCGGTATAAAAATGGCCCAAATCCAGCGAGCATTGGACCGAAATCGCGTGGCGCGTAACAACGAGTCGGATCGTCGTGACCGTCGAGTTTTCAAGGAGTTGAGACTCACCTTCTTCTTCACGCTCGCCCTGTTCCTGATACTGGTTGTCAACTGGTCGATGGAACTCGTGTCGATGCTCACGGAGAGCAACGTATTCGCCTGGTCCATATTCGACCTGGTTAACGCCCTCCAAGGCCTCTTTGTCTTCGGTTTCTTCGTCCTCAGACGAGCCGTCCGCACCCTCGTATGGCAGAGGATAAAGGAACTCGTTGGTATAGGTTCCGAGCGCGAATCCGACGACGACAAGGCGAACGAGATGACCCTCTTATCGTCAGTCACGAACGGCacgaactccacgaggatcgTGACTCAGTGA
- the LOC124220170 gene encoding G-protein coupled receptor Mth2 isoform X1: MFRLWFVILACSFCFEISVSSAKEPVIISFNLTTFGGDIERIKSLHNTSWPLVGKCCPVGQLYRFNDDDNPGENRCEDPRPNEKNEYSPFFSDFNHSGLLVPGLSQPQFVAVIGIPCRHGKYIMDPLTIAEDEYHLMMNGSVFTPLNNVRMLQPGQDYCMEVVSDGRLVVMGCYQPELKVVTADTRLAMYAIGLLISVPFLLATIISYVITRQICDVHGMNLCCYSGCLAVAFLTLALLQLGGQSFDQNACVSAAFVIQFSFIACSFWLNAMTVESWRLIRGYKAGSPPLTSERSPPLYRVFFFYSIWGWGLSAVLIVVSLALGLNPTIPWTYVKRSGNEQPSCWFGLDTYSLPYFYVPVGILVFLNTTLFVMAGIKMAQIQRALDRNRVARNNESDRRDRRVFKELRLTFFFTLALFLILVVNWSMELVSMLTESNVFAWSIFDLVNALQGLFVFGFFVLRRAVRTLVWQRIKELVGIGSERESDDDKANEMTLLSSVTNGTNSTRIVTQ, encoded by the exons ATGTTTCGACTGTGGTTCGTCATCCTAGCCTGCAGTTTCTGCTTTGAAATATCAGTTTCATCGGCTAAGGAGCCGGTGATCATATCATTCAACCTG ACGACTTTTGGCGGTGACATCGAGAGGATTAAATCTCTGCACAACACCAGCTGGCCCCTTGTTGGAAAGTGCTGCCCGGTTGGTCAATTGTATCGTTTTAACGATGATGATAATCCGGGTGAAAATCGATGCGAAGACCCGCGACCGAACGAGAAAAACGAGTACTCACCGTTCTTCAGCGACTTCAATCATTCCGGACTGTTGGTTCCAGGATTGAGTCAACCCCAATTCGTCGCGGTCATCGGAATACCTTGCCGACATGGAAA GTACATAATGGATCCGTTGACGATAGCGGAGGACGAGTATCACCTCATGATGAACGGGAGCGTTTTCACGCCGCTGAATAACGTGCGGATGCTTCAACCTGGTCAAGACTACTGCATGGAGGTCGTGTCCGATGGAAGATTGGTCGTCATGGGCTGCTACCAGCCAG AACTTAAAGTAGTTACAGCGGACACGCGGCTCGCTATGTACGCAATCGGTCTCCTGATTTCGGTGCCATTTCTCCTGGCGACGATCATCTCGTACGTGATAACGCGGCAGATCTGCGACGTACATGGCATGAATCTATGCTGCTACTCCGGATGTCTTGCTGTGGCTTTTCTCACCCTGGCGTTACTACAGCTTGGTGGACAGTCGTTCGATCAGAACGCTTGCGTATCGGCAG CGTTCGTCATACAGTTCTCCTTCATTGCCTGCTCCTTTTGGCTCAACGCTATGACCGTCGAAAGTTGGCGACTTATTCGAGGGTACAAAGCAGGCTCCCCTCCGCTCACTAGTGAGCGCAGCCCTCCACTCTACAGAGTATTCTTTTTCTACTCAATTTGGGGATGGGGACTTTCCGCCGTTCTCATCGTTGTCTCTTTGGCTCTGGGTCTCAATCCGACGATACCGTGGACCTACGTCAAAAGATCCGGAAACGAGCAGCCGAGCTGCTGGTTTGGTT TAGACACGTACTCGCTTCCGTATTTCTACGTACCGGTTGGCATCCTGGTGTTCTTGAACACGACGCTCTTCGTAATGGCCGGTATAAAAATGGCCCAAATCCAGCGAGCATTGGACCGAAATCGCGTGGCGCGTAACAACGAGTCGGATCGTCGTGACCGTCGAGTTTTCAAGGAGTTGAGACTCACCTTCTTCTTCACGCTCGCCCTGTTCCTGATACTGGTTGTCAACTGGTCGATGGAACTCGTGTCGATGCTCACGGAGAGCAACGTATTCGCCTGGTCCATATTCGACCTGGTTAACGCCCTCCAAGGCCTCTTTGTCTTCGGTTTCTTCGTCCTCAGACGAGCCGTCCGCACCCTCGTATGGCAGAGGATAAAGGAACTCGTTGGTATAGGTTCCGAGCGCGAATCCGACGACGACAAGGCGAACGAGATGACCCTCTTATCGTCAGTCACGAACGGCacgaactccacgaggatcgTGACTCAGTGA
- the LOC124220173 gene encoding inositol polyphosphate 5-phosphatase K isoform X1: MAEKTDKLRFYFVTWNVATKYPEQDLHQLLGIGHNNAKELPDFYVVGLQEVKAQPQNMVMGMFTDDPWTKSLRETLKEHDYIKVRNQRLQGLVLNIFCQRQHLTHLRLIEAQFTRTGFGGMWGNKGAVSVRLNIYGVSICVVNSHLTPHDHLLAERISDYNVILNQHLFTTKDTSSIFYHDYVFWIGDLNFRLNGEELSAEEIDLLVKKNQLDLLLDKDQLMAVMHSGEAFSELIENDIKFPPTYKYEFGSQEFDFKRRPSWTDRILYKVNTDVYEGIRLKATQSTYTSHPSYVQSDHKPVTGEFEITIRADYEDQGVTFLPLTEWFIDEENSVSYKLTGSIGPSCGDWIGLFRNGFTSLDEYIVYEYVARGRSDVGSAPPQTDSITDRIYFSYSALQAPGMYQLVYVRQNGSTVGILGVSPPFPGYRRLQSNPL, translated from the exons ATGGCTGAGAAAACCGATAAACTCAG GTTTTATTTTGTCACTTGGAACGTTGCTACTAAATATCCCGAACAAGACCTGCACCAACTGCTGGGAATTGGACACAACAATGCGAAAGAACTACCAGACTTCTACGTTGTAGG TTTGCAGGAGGTGAAGGCTCAGCCTCAGAATATGGTAATGGGTATGTTTACCGATGATCCTTGGACCAAATCCCTGAG GGAAACACTCAAGGAACATGATTATATCAAAGTGCGTAATCAGCGCTTACAGGGTCTggttttaaacattttttgtcAGAGACAGCATCTCACTCATCTGCGGCTTATAGAAGCCCAGTTTACAAGGACAGGGTTCGGAGGCATGTGG GGTAACAAGGGTGCCGTTAGCGTGAGGTTGAACATTTACGGGGTCAGTATCTGCGTGGTAAACTCGCACCTAACGCCTCACGATCATCTTCTGGCGGAAAGAATTTCGGATTACAACGTGATCCTGAACCAGCATTTGTTCACCACGAAAGACACCAGTAGCATATTTTATCATGA TTATGTATTTTGGATTGGAGATTTAAACTTTCGACTAAATGGCGAGGAACTGTCGGCAGAGGAGATCGACTTACTGGTTAAAAAGAATCAGCTTGATCTTCTGCTGGACAAGGATCAGTTAATGGCTGTAATGCACAGCGGTGAAGCTTTTAGCGAATTGATCGAAAACGACATCAAGTTTCCTCCGACTTATAAATATGAATTCGGCTCTCAAGAGTTTGATTTCAA aCGTCGGCCATCTTGGACTGACAGAATATTGTATAAAGTTAATACCGACGTCTACGAAGGCATTAGACTGAAGGCGACTCAGTCGACTTACACAAGCCATCCCAGCTACGTGCAATCCGACCACAAACCAGTTACCGGAGAGTTTGAAATAACG ATAAGAGCGGATTACGAGGACCAAGGTGTCACGTTCCTACCACTGACCGAGTGGTTTATCGACGAGGAAAATTCCGTGTCTTACAAACTGACCGGAAGCATAGGACCGTCGTGTGGCGACTGGATCGGTCTTTTCAGAAATGGATTTACAAGCCTCGACGAATACATTGTTTATGAGTACGTTGCACGAG GCAGAAGTGACGTAGGCTCAGCTCCGCCCCAAACGGACTCAATAACTGATCGTATTTACTTCAGCTACTCCGCGCTTCAAGCGCCTGGTATGTATCAGCTTGTTTACGTCAGGCAGAATGGAAGCACCGTTGGGATTCTGGGTGTGAGTCCACCGTTCCCTGGTTATCGAAGGCTTCAATCGAACCCTTTATGA
- the LOC124220173 gene encoding inositol polyphosphate 5-phosphatase K isoform X2 — MAEKTDKLRFYFVTWNVATKYPEQDLHQLLGIGHNNAKELPDFYVVGLQEVKAQPQNMVMGMFTDDPWTKSLRETLKEHDYIKVRNQRLQGLVLNIFCQRQHLTHLRLIEAQFTRTGFGGMWGNKGAVSVRLNIYGVSICVVNSHLTPHDHLLAERISDYNVILNQHLFTTKDTSSIFYHDYVFWIGDLNFRLNGEELSAEEIDLLVKKNQLDLLLDKDQLMAVMHSGEAFSELIENDIKFPPTYKYEFGSQEFDFKRRPSWTDRILYKVNTDVYEGIRLKATQSTYTSHPSYVQSDHKPVTGEFEITIRADYEDQGVTFLPLTEWFIDEENSVSYKLTGSIGPSCGDWIGLFRNGFTSLDEYIVYEQK, encoded by the exons ATGGCTGAGAAAACCGATAAACTCAG GTTTTATTTTGTCACTTGGAACGTTGCTACTAAATATCCCGAACAAGACCTGCACCAACTGCTGGGAATTGGACACAACAATGCGAAAGAACTACCAGACTTCTACGTTGTAGG TTTGCAGGAGGTGAAGGCTCAGCCTCAGAATATGGTAATGGGTATGTTTACCGATGATCCTTGGACCAAATCCCTGAG GGAAACACTCAAGGAACATGATTATATCAAAGTGCGTAATCAGCGCTTACAGGGTCTggttttaaacattttttgtcAGAGACAGCATCTCACTCATCTGCGGCTTATAGAAGCCCAGTTTACAAGGACAGGGTTCGGAGGCATGTGG GGTAACAAGGGTGCCGTTAGCGTGAGGTTGAACATTTACGGGGTCAGTATCTGCGTGGTAAACTCGCACCTAACGCCTCACGATCATCTTCTGGCGGAAAGAATTTCGGATTACAACGTGATCCTGAACCAGCATTTGTTCACCACGAAAGACACCAGTAGCATATTTTATCATGA TTATGTATTTTGGATTGGAGATTTAAACTTTCGACTAAATGGCGAGGAACTGTCGGCAGAGGAGATCGACTTACTGGTTAAAAAGAATCAGCTTGATCTTCTGCTGGACAAGGATCAGTTAATGGCTGTAATGCACAGCGGTGAAGCTTTTAGCGAATTGATCGAAAACGACATCAAGTTTCCTCCGACTTATAAATATGAATTCGGCTCTCAAGAGTTTGATTTCAA aCGTCGGCCATCTTGGACTGACAGAATATTGTATAAAGTTAATACCGACGTCTACGAAGGCATTAGACTGAAGGCGACTCAGTCGACTTACACAAGCCATCCCAGCTACGTGCAATCCGACCACAAACCAGTTACCGGAGAGTTTGAAATAACG ATAAGAGCGGATTACGAGGACCAAGGTGTCACGTTCCTACCACTGACCGAGTGGTTTATCGACGAGGAAAATTCCGTGTCTTACAAACTGACCGGAAGCATAGGACCGTCGTGTGGCGACTGGATCGGTCTTTTCAGAAATGGATTTACAAGCCTCGACGAATACATTGTTTATGA GCAGAAGTGA
- the LOC124220170 gene encoding G-protein coupled receptor Mth2 isoform X3: protein MFRLWFVILACSFCFEISVSSAKEPVIISFNLTTFGGDIERIKSLHNTSWPLVGKCCPVGQLYRFNDDDNPGENRCEDPRPNEKNEYSPFFSDFNHSGLLVPGLSQPQFVAVIGIPCRHGKYIMDPLTIAEDEYHLMMNGSVFTPLNNVRMLQPGQDYCMEVVSDGRLVVMGCYQPVVTADTRLAMYAIGLLISVPFLLATIISYVITRQICDVHGMNLCCYSGCLAVAFLTLALLQLGGQSFDQNACVSAAFVIQFSFIACSFWLNAMTVESWRLIRGYKAGSPPLTSERSPPLYRVFFFYSIWGWGLSAVLIVVSLALGLNPTIPWTYVKRSGNEQPSCWFGLDTYSLPYFYVPVGILVFLNTTLFVMAGIKMAQIQRALDRNRVARNNESDRRDRRVFKELRLTFFFTLALFLILVVNWSMELVSMLTESNVFAWSIFDLVNALQGLFVFGFFVLRRAVRTLVWQRIKELVGIGSERESDDDKANEMTLLSSVTNGTNSTRIVTQ from the exons ATGTTTCGACTGTGGTTCGTCATCCTAGCCTGCAGTTTCTGCTTTGAAATATCAGTTTCATCGGCTAAGGAGCCGGTGATCATATCATTCAACCTG ACGACTTTTGGCGGTGACATCGAGAGGATTAAATCTCTGCACAACACCAGCTGGCCCCTTGTTGGAAAGTGCTGCCCGGTTGGTCAATTGTATCGTTTTAACGATGATGATAATCCGGGTGAAAATCGATGCGAAGACCCGCGACCGAACGAGAAAAACGAGTACTCACCGTTCTTCAGCGACTTCAATCATTCCGGACTGTTGGTTCCAGGATTGAGTCAACCCCAATTCGTCGCGGTCATCGGAATACCTTGCCGACATGGAAA GTACATAATGGATCCGTTGACGATAGCGGAGGACGAGTATCACCTCATGATGAACGGGAGCGTTTTCACGCCGCTGAATAACGTGCGGATGCTTCAACCTGGTCAAGACTACTGCATGGAGGTCGTGTCCGATGGAAGATTGGTCGTCATGGGCTGCTACCAGCCAG TAGTTACAGCGGACACGCGGCTCGCTATGTACGCAATCGGTCTCCTGATTTCGGTGCCATTTCTCCTGGCGACGATCATCTCGTACGTGATAACGCGGCAGATCTGCGACGTACATGGCATGAATCTATGCTGCTACTCCGGATGTCTTGCTGTGGCTTTTCTCACCCTGGCGTTACTACAGCTTGGTGGACAGTCGTTCGATCAGAACGCTTGCGTATCGGCAG CGTTCGTCATACAGTTCTCCTTCATTGCCTGCTCCTTTTGGCTCAACGCTATGACCGTCGAAAGTTGGCGACTTATTCGAGGGTACAAAGCAGGCTCCCCTCCGCTCACTAGTGAGCGCAGCCCTCCACTCTACAGAGTATTCTTTTTCTACTCAATTTGGGGATGGGGACTTTCCGCCGTTCTCATCGTTGTCTCTTTGGCTCTGGGTCTCAATCCGACGATACCGTGGACCTACGTCAAAAGATCCGGAAACGAGCAGCCGAGCTGCTGGTTTGGTT TAGACACGTACTCGCTTCCGTATTTCTACGTACCGGTTGGCATCCTGGTGTTCTTGAACACGACGCTCTTCGTAATGGCCGGTATAAAAATGGCCCAAATCCAGCGAGCATTGGACCGAAATCGCGTGGCGCGTAACAACGAGTCGGATCGTCGTGACCGTCGAGTTTTCAAGGAGTTGAGACTCACCTTCTTCTTCACGCTCGCCCTGTTCCTGATACTGGTTGTCAACTGGTCGATGGAACTCGTGTCGATGCTCACGGAGAGCAACGTATTCGCCTGGTCCATATTCGACCTGGTTAACGCCCTCCAAGGCCTCTTTGTCTTCGGTTTCTTCGTCCTCAGACGAGCCGTCCGCACCCTCGTATGGCAGAGGATAAAGGAACTCGTTGGTATAGGTTCCGAGCGCGAATCCGACGACGACAAGGCGAACGAGATGACCCTCTTATCGTCAGTCACGAACGGCacgaactccacgaggatcgTGACTCAGTGA